CGCCAGCCCGGACGCCAGCGAGGCCATGCTGGACGAGCGCGCCAAATACTGGCTGCCGGTGGACCAGTACATCGGCGGCGTGGAACACGCCGTCATGCACCTGCTCTACGCCCGCTTCTTCCACAAGGCCATGCGCGATCTGGGCCTAGTGGAGGGCAATGAGCCCTTCGCCAACCTGCTCACCCAGGGCATGGTGGTGGCCGAGACCTTCTTCCGGGAAGGCGAGGGCGGCCGCAAGCAGTGGTTCAACCCCGCCGAAGTGGACGTGGAGCGCGACGAGAAGGGCCGTGTCACCGCCGCCCGCCTCAAGGCTGACGGCCAGGCGGTGGAAATCGGCGGCGTGGAGAAGATGTCCAAATCCAAGAACAACGGCGTCGACCCCCAGGCCATGGTGGAGCGCTACGGCGCCGACACCGCGCGCCTGTTCTCCATGTTCGCCGCCCCGCCCGAGCAGAGCCTGGAATGGTCCGACGCCGGCGTGGAAGGCGCGCAGCGTTTCCTGAAACGTTTCTGGCGCGCCGTGCAGGCCCACCTGGAAGGGGGCGAGGCTCCGGCCCTGGACGTGGCCGCCCTCAATGCCGAGCAGAAGGCCCTGCGCCGCCAGACCCATGAAATGCTGGCCAAGGCCGACGACGACATCGGCCGGCGCTACACCTTCAACACCGCCATCGCCGCGGTGATGGAGCTGATGAACGCCGTGGGCCGCTTCAACGACGACTCCGAGCAGGGCCGTGCCGTGGTGCGCGAGGCCCTGGAATCGGCCGTGCTGGTGCTCTCGCCCATCACGCCCCACATCACCCAGCAGCTGTGGGAAGACCTGGGCCATGAAGGCATGGTGGTGGACGCCGCCTGGCCGAAACACGACCCGGCCGCCCTCAAGAAGGACGAGCTGGAGATCGCCGTCCAGGTCAACGGCAAACTGCGTGCCCGCATCCAGGTGCCCGCCGACGCCGACAAACAGGCCATCCAGGACATGGCCCTGAACGACGACAACGTCAAACGCCACACCGACGGCAAGGACCTGCGCAAGGTCATCGTCGTCCCCGGCAAGCTGGTCAACATCGTCGTCTGACGACGACGAAGTGAACAGATGAAAGTGAACAGTGAACAGTGAACAGATAAACCGCACAGGCCGTCTGTCCTGTTTTCTTTTGCAGCTTTATGGATGCCAAGGGATGATCAAACAAGAAGCGGGTGATCGAACCCGGACAGGGTTTACGGTTTTCTGTTCACTGGGAACTGTTCACTGTTCACTTCCTTCCCGGGAGCGCCAAGCGTGAAGCGACTACTGACGTACTTTCTGCTCCTGACAGCGCTTGGCCTTGTCACTGCCTGCGGCTGGCAGCTGCGCGGTGCGCCCAGCCTGCCGGATGAAATGTCGGTGATCTACATCGACACCCGCAACCCCCACGGCCGCCTCGCCCGCGAACTCACCCGCCTGCTCGACAGCGGCGACGCCCGCGTCACCCGCAAGCGGGACGAAGCCACCGCCGTGCTGCGCATCCTGGACACCAGCTCCCAGCGCCGGGTGCTCTCGGTCAACCTTGCCGGCCGCCCGGAAGAGATCCGCGTCATCTATCGGGTGGAATTCGACGTGCGCAGCGCCCGGGGCGAGACCCTCATCGAACGCCAGCGCATGGTCCTCAACCGCGACATCAGCACCGACCCCGCCGACCCCCTCGGCGCCAGCCAGGAAGCCAGCCGCCTCGCCCAGGCCCTGGAAGAAGAAATCGTCCAATCCGTCGTCCTCCGCATCCAGGCCCTCGCCCGCAACCTGCCCGAGAACGACAACGGACCAACGAAATAAGAAAAAACATTTAGCCGCGAAATGCACGCGAAATGGACGCTAGATTTGGGCCGTGCTGTGGGGGATGCCGTGCTGCTTCGGGGAGGTGGTGCCAGCTGAGCCGCCGCCTTACCTAATGGCACCGTAGGAGCGGATTTATCCGCGATAACAATCACTCGGTTGGCACGCCACTAAACCGAAACCCCCTGTAGGCGCGGATTTATCCGCGCAATGGCCGGAATCCGCCGTTTGATTCTCTAAACGGATCCCCCGGGATTTCATCAATTCCCGAATCGGCGCGTTCAGGGTGGGTTCGCGAAACGCAGTTGGCCGGCGAATTTAAGTCATTGCGCGGATAAATCCGCGCCTACAGCGGGTTTCGATCAGCCACGGCCCCTCACCCCGCACGGCCCAAATCTAGCGTCCATTTCGCGTGCATCTCGCGGCTAAATCTTTTCAGCCTTTCCTACGCCGCCATCCAATCCACCCAATCAACCCCAAAAACACCGGCACATTAATCCAGTTCCCCGTCAGCACAAACGGCGTGGCCCCGGTGCGGAACTGATATTCCCCCACCAGCGTCCCGGTACGAAACTGCTCATAGCGCTCGCGCACCTTGCCGCGGTGATCAATGATCGCCGAGATACCCGTATTGGTGGCCCGCAGCATCTCCCGGCGGGTTTCAATGCTGCGCATGCGGGCAATCTGCAGATGCTGGTGCGGGGCGATGGACTCACCGAACCAGGCATCGTTGCTCACGTTCACCAGCAGGCCGGCCTCGGGGAAGGGCGGGCGAATCACCCGGGGAAACGCATCCTCATAACAGATGGAGGCGCCCATCGGCCGCCCGCCAATATCCAGCAGCGGCTGATCCCGCCCACCGCGCTCGAAATCGGAATAGGGCATGCTCAGCACCCGCATCCACTCGCGCACGAAATCCGGCACCGGGAAGAACTCGCCAAAGGGCACCAGCTGGTGCTTGGCATAGAAGCGGTGTTCCTCATCCAGCTGCAGGATGTTGTTGTAGAACTGCCCGTCCCGGTCCTGGCTGAGAATGCCCATCAGCACCTCGGTGCCGGTCTCCTGCGAACGCCGGGTCATGGGTTCCAGCACCCGCTGGCGTACCTGGTGATAAAGCACCGGCAGGGCCGCCTCCGGCCAGATGATCACATCCACCTTGCCCCAGTAGGGCTCGCTCAGGCTCTGGTACAGCTCAATGGTGGGCTCGCGCTCCTCCGGCAGCCACTTGCGCTCCTGGGGTACATTGCCCTGCACCAGGGCGGCCAGCTGCGGCTCGCCATCCGCCTGGCTCCATTCCAGCTGCTGCAGGCCAAGGCCGCCCAGCCACAGGGCCAGAAAGGCGGCCGCCGCCGGCAGGCGTGCCCGGCGGTGATGACGCAGAAACTGAAGGATCAGCCCGGCGGAGAGCGCCAGCAGAAAGCCCAGGCCATAGATGCCCACCACCGGCGCAAAGCCCGCCATCACACTGTCGGTCTGGCTGTAGCCCACCGACAGCCAGGGAAAGCCTGACAGGAACCAGCCCCGGAACCACTCGGAAAAGCCCCACAGGGCCGGCAGCAGCACCAGCTCCCGCCGCCAGTCCGGCGCCGGCGCCAGGCGCGCCGCCAGATAGGCCACCAGGGCCGGGTACAGGGCCAGAAAGCACACCAGCGCCACCATCATGGCAATGGCCAGCGGCAGCGGCACATTGCCGAAGAACACCAGGGTCTCGTACAGCCAGTAGGTGCCGGCACCGAACAGCCCCACCCCGAACAGCCAGCCCAGCCAGAAGGCCCGCCGCGGCCCATGCCCGTTCCACAGCCAGAAGGCCGCCACCAGGCCCACCACCGCCAGCGGCCACAGCCCGAAGGGCGCAAAGCTCAGCACCATCACCGCACCGGCGGCCAGACTGAGCAGAGATTCCTGTCGCGGCCGGCGGGCCCATTCCAGAATGCGCATCGTCACGAGTTTCCCATTGGCGGCACAAAGCCGCGATTATGGCATGCCCGCCCAGCGGGATTAAGCACCGCCCCAGCGTGGAGAAAGCCCCCCGCCTGACCTATTCTTGCTCTGTCACAACACCCAACACCGAATCACAACCATCACCAGGGGAGCATCACCATGGAAGCACTCGGCTGGGGTCATCCCGTCGGCATCGGCATCTTCCTCGCCGGCCTGGGCGTCTTCTTCTGGGGCATCTACAACCTCAGTCGCAGCGACCGGGACAAGAAAAACAAGAACGAGGAATAAACCATGAGTCATTCCGTTATCGCCCTGATCGGCATCATCGGCTGGACCTTCCTGCTCATCTTCATCAACGAGCTCATGCGCTCCTGGCTCGTGCTCGCCCGCCGCAAGGACCCCGGCACCTTCCAGCCCGACGGCCTGGACGTCTCGCCCTTCGCCCACCGTCTGGCGCGCGCCCACGCCAACTGTTATGAAAGCTTTCCCCTGATCGGCGGTGTTCTCCTGCTGGCCATCGCCACCGGCCACACCGCCATCACCGACACCCTGGCCCTCTGGCTGCTCGCCGCCCGCATCATCCAGTCCAGCATCCACCTGGCCTCCATCTCCGGCCCCGCCGTCACCGCCCGCTTCGTCTTCTACTTCATCCAGCTCCTGATCGTCGGTTGGTGGCTGATCGGCTTCGCCTGCGAATATCTCGTCTAGACTCAACGGCAGGGCCTGCCCCATTCCGGGGCAGGCCTCATCCGAAAGAGGGGAGACAATATGGATATCGCCAGCCAGATCCTCATCGTGGGCGGCACCACGCTGCTCACCTTCGGCCTGTTCATGGGCATCCCCATGGTGCTCGTCCGCAACCGCAGCGCCCAGGCGCCCCGTTACCTCTTCGCCGCCCACCTGGTTCCCATCATCCAGGGCGGCCTCCTCCTGGCCCTTACCATTGCCCTGGACTACGCCAGCCTGCCACCGTGGCTGGCCACGATGACTGCCGCCTTCCTGGTCGGTGGTATGGCGCTGTTCGTCGCCGGCCTCGCCCTCAACTGGCTCCAGGGCATCAAGGACGCCTTCGCCGAAAACGCCGTCGGCGGCAAAGTCTCGGCGCTGGGGCTGCCCTTCGTTCTCAGTGGTGGTGTGTTCCTCCTGGCAGGTGTGTATTTCCGAGTGCTAGCCTGAATGCATCGCGCGTTTATCAACGTTTTAGCGGAGGTGGTCATCATGCGGGTATCCGCTATGCCTGCTACCAAGGTGCACCTCCCAATGTGGGATATGTGTCAGGGTTAGGTTATTCATCAATGGTAGGCAGCTCACGTGGAGGGTTTCATGGAGAAGAAGCTATGTCGGATTTGCTGGAACACAGCAGGATGGACGCGGCCGACGGGTGAGGCAGCAGAGCTAGAAACTGGGAATAGTTACGTTGCAACTCATGGCTTTGGTCATGAGGAATGGTTGTTTAACTACGAATGGATGGTTAACGGCTACAGGTATGGCTTCGTGCAGCCCATAGGGAAGTTTCATTCCAAATATGCAGGCCAGAATACCTCGCTTTGCCTCTATACAGTCACGCCCGAGCAAAGCCGCCTTGTAGTGGGGGTGATTCGTGATGTTTACATCCCAACCTTGACTGAGACGAAGCAGATACTTAGAGAGTACAGGCGGCGTGGTTGGTTCAAACAGATGGAGAAGGACTGTAGGGAGATCGATGTTGAGTCGTTCGAAGCCGGTGGGTTAAGTGAAGCGAATGCAGTAAATATTCGGTTCAAGCCGGAAAGTGTCGAGCTGTTTGATCCTATGATGGTTGCCGATCCAGCCCACACGATTTCTAAAAATTCTCGATATCATCCGTTTAACTGGGATGGTGTAGTCCCAGTTGTGCGTGGTGATGCGAGGGGTGCGCAAAAAAGCGCAAAAAAGAGGTCGGAGAAATCACGTCAGCGTGCGGCTCAAGAGGGTGTTGAGTACGATCCAACGCACGTTAGGATGCAGAATCGTGTTTTTGATTTGCTCGTAAAGAATTTCGGCGATAGTCGGGTTTTTTACGAGCGTGACTTTGTCGATTTATCGATCGATGCTCCCAATAGGACCACATTCATTGAAATCAAGACTGCCCCTACTGCTAGGCGTTGCATACGCGAGGCGTTAGGGCAGTTGCTAGAGTACGCGCATTACCACAAGGCTCGTGCTAAATGTGACCTCGTCGTCATGGGGCAGGTGCAGATGGGTAAGCAAGATAAATCTTATCTCGATCTGTTGCGAAAGCGATACAACCTCCCGATACATTACAGTCAGTACATTTGGGAGACTAATTCGCTCCGAGGTTGGGGCGAGGGTTTTCGAAGCATTTCGAAATAGTTTCGGTTGGAGTCGTTCTGAATCCAATATTTATTTCGGAAATTCTAGATCTCGCCATCTCCAGTTAGAGACGTGGGGGAGTGGTGTCTTCTATTCTGCTATATGAAGCGACCCGCTGCAGGAGCGCCTGATGCCAAACCCCGAAGCGGCTCTGGATATCGAAGCCCTGAAAAACCCGGACTGCTACCCCCACCCCGTGGCATCGGTGGAGACCATCGAAACCCACGGTAACTGGATCCTGCTGGCCGGGGACTACGCCTACAAGATCAAGAAGCCGGTGGATCTGGGCTTCATGGATTTCTCCACCCTGGAAAAGCGCCGCTTCAGCTGCGAAGAGGAAATCCGCCTCAACTGCCGTTTGGCGCCGGCGATCTACCATGAGGTGCTGGGCATCACCGGCTCCCCCGAGGCGCCCCGCATGAGCGGGGAGGGCGAGCCCTTCGAATACGCCGTCCAGATGACCCGCTTCGACAATGAGCAGCGCCTGGATCGCTGCCTCGCCCGCGGCGAGCTGTCAGCCGAGGCCCTCGACCGCCTGGCCGAAGACATCGCCGCCTTCCACGCCGATGCCCCCAACACCGTGGCGGACACCGCCGACACCGCCGAAGGCAATAACCGCTACGGCGACCCCGACGCACTCCACGAAATGAGCGCCGACAACTTCCGCGACTGTCGCCGCCTGCTGCCGGAAGGCGACCAGGCCCTGCTCTCGGAAGTGGAGGCCCTGAGCGAGGCCCGCTTCCAGCAACTGGCCGAAACCCTCGCCGCCCGCCAACAGCAGGGCCACGTCCGTGAATGCCACGGTGACTTGCACCTGGCCAACCTGGTCTTCCACGAGGGCCGCATCCAGGCCTTCGACTGCATCGAATTCAACCCGGACTTTCGCTGGATCGACACCGCCAACGAAGCCGCCTTCCTCACCATGGACCTCAAGTACCGGGGCCGCCCGGACCTGGCCAGCCGCTGGCTCAACGCCTACCTGGAAGCCTCCGGTGACCACCAGGCCGTCCCCCTGCTGGGCTTTTTCGAGGCCTACCGCGCCATGATCCGCGCCAAGGTCACCCTGATCCGGGCCAGCCAGCACCCCGGCAGCGAGGAAGCCGCCCGGGAAGAAGCCGCCGCCCGCGACTACATCCAGCTCGCACACGACAGCCTCAAACCCGGCCGGGGCCGCATCATCATCATGATGGGGCTCTCCGCCAGCGGAAAGAGCCACATCGCCCGGCAACTTGTCCAGGCCCTGCCGGCCCTGCGTCTGCGCTCAGACGTGGAGCGCAAGCGCCTCTTCGGCCTCGACACCCTGGCCGACACCCGCGCCGAGATCGACAGCGGCATCTACACCCCCGAAGCCAGCCGCCAGACCTACCAGCGCCTGGCCGACCTGGCCCGGCTCATCGCCAGCGCCGGCTACACCGTCATCGTCGATGCCACCTTCCTCCAGAAACCTCACCGCGAGCGCTTCCGCCAGCTCGCCGCCGACAACAAGCTCGGCTTCACCATCCTCCACACCGGCGCCCCACTGGAGGTCCTGGAAGCCCGCATCCGCCAACGCCAGGCCCACGGCACCGACCCCTCCGAAGCCGACATCACCGTCCTCCACGCCCAGCGAGATGAAATTGAAGCATTGAGCGAAGCCGAGGCTAGCCACAGCCTCACCATCGACACCACCCGGCCCACCGATATCAAAGCCGTTTCCCGCCGGATCCGGGCCATGGATTGAAGCGGCAACCGCCTCCTGACGACGACGCAGGGGGGTGACATCGCGAGGTTCCTGAGCGTGCTGTGACGAGCGACACGCGCCTGCAGGTGGCCGGAGCTGGACCATCCACAGCCGAGGCCGGTGTCGAAATTGACCGCTGTCATACGACCAGATCTAGAACGGCCCACCGAGGGGGCGGCCGGTTTGAGAATGGCGCCCCGGCGATCCGTGGCCGTGGCACGGAAACGGTCGGCGGTTCATAGTATCTGCTGGGCGTGACGGCCTGTGGTCGCCAGCAAGACCGGGAGGACTCCCCGGCCGATTGGCCGCGGCGTCCTGCCTGCGGATGAAGCCCAACGAAGGAGAATGCCAATGAGTCGCTATGTGGATGGTTTTGTGTTGGCCGTACCGAAGGCCAATCTTGAAGCGTATCGGAAGATGGCGGAAGAGGCCGGCAAGGTGTGGATGGAGCACGGTGCCCTGGAGTATATCGAATGCGTCGGCGACGATGTTCAGCCGGGCAAGGTCACTTCGTTCCCTCAGGCGGTGCAGCTCAAGGACGACGAGGTCGTGATCTTTTCCTGGATCGTCTACAAGTCGAGGCAGCAACGCGACGAAATCAACGAGAAGGTCATGAAGGACTCGCGCATTGCCGGCTACAAGCCTGAAGACATGCCATTTGACGGCATGCGCATGTTCTGGGGTGGATTCGAGACAGTAGTGGAGCTTTGACACCGGGGGTCATCACGCCCGAGATGGTCACTTGGCTCCGGTTCGATTCCGAAACGGAGGAGGCCGTCATCCTGATTGCAGGAGGTTTCAATGAGAAAGCTGATTGCCTCGGCGTTCGTTTCGCTTGACGGTGTGGTGCAGGCACCCGGCGGGCCGGACGAGGATCCGGCGGAAGGCTTTGCCTACGGCGGCTGGATGTTCGGTTACTTTGATGAAGCCATGGCCCTGTCGGGAAGTGGCTTTGACGGCAAAGACCGTGAACTGGTGCTCGGGCGCCGGACTTATGAAATCTTTGAGGCGTATTGGCCGAACCAGCCGGATGATAATCCCGTCGCCCGAACATTCAATTCAACAAAAAAGCATGTTGCCTCGAGAACATTGAAAACACTGCACTGGAAGAACTCGGTGTTGCTGGGCAATGACGCGGCTCAAGCGATCGCCGTGCTCAAGACGCAGGCCGGTCGGGATCTCCAGATCATCGGCAGCAGCAATCTGATCCAGTCGCTGCAGGCGGCGTCCCTGATTGATGAGTACCACCTGTGGACCTTCCCGGTGGTTCTGGGTCGTGGCAAGCGGCTGTTCGAGGCCGGCGCGAAACCGGGCGCCCTGCGTCTTGTCAGTTCACGTACTTCAAGTACCGGTGTTGTCATGAGCGCTTACATCCCGGCTGGCGACATCCAGCTTGGGTCTCTGGGATGACCCGGGTCTGATTGACGAGCGTAATATCTGGTACAGCGGATTGCTGCAGGAGGATGTAATGCGACCCCTTCGATATTCCATCAATATCACATTGGATGGATGCTGCGACCATCAGGCGGTCATCCCGAGTGAGGAGCTGCATCACCATGCAGCGGCAGGCATCGCCCGGGCCGATGCACTCCTTTTCGGGCGGGAAATCTACGAGATGATGGAGGCGGCGTGGCGGCCGGTGGCTGAGACGGGAATCCGGCCAGACTGGATGCCCGACTGGATGGAACCCTTTGCCCGCACAATCCATGCTGCAAGGAAGTATGTCGTATCCAGCACCCTGGAGCGGGTTGATTGGAACGCGGAGCTTGTGCGTGGGGATTTGAGGGAGGCGGTTCAAAAGCTCAAGCAGGAACCGGGCAACGGTCTGGTTACGGGCGGCGTGACGCTGCCGTTTGCGTTGGCGGAGCTGGGATTGATTGATGAGTACGAGTTCATTGTGCATCCCAGGCTGGTAGGCCATGGGCCCAGCCTGTTTGCGGGGTTATCACGACATCTCGACTTGAAGCTCGTGGGCCGGCTGGAGCTCGGTTCGGGCGCGGTGGCACTGCGCTACCGGCCGGAACACCAAGAATCGCCAGGCTAGATCATGTCATGCCGGTGCAGCCACCGTAGATGCGGAATCGACAAGAAGCCCCTCTACTATGAATTCGCCAATGCCACTCACAACATGACCGAGGCCGACGTCTTCGAGAAGTTCGCGTCGGGCAGTTAGGCGGGTATCTCGCCGCCGGGGGCGACGACGCTCATGGTGGATATCATCACCGGCCACGCCGGGCCATCGATGTGGGGTGGCAGACGGGATGTTTACAACCGGGGCATTGCCCTCTCCTGTCCACGTACGAAGTCACTCCTTACCAAATCGCTCTGAGCTTCCTGACTCCCTCGCGAATTTGATCCGGATCCAATGTGGCGTAGCCCAGCAACAGCGCCAGGTACCTGGGTTGGGCGTTCAGGTAATAGGCAGCGGTGCCGTAGATGCCGACTCCCTGATCGGCGGCGGCGTGAATTAGCTTTGGAGCGCTCTTGGCGGCTCGATCCGGCCAGCGGGCAACCAGATGCATGCCGGCTCGGCTTCCCAGGATTTCCACGCTGT
Above is a genomic segment from Natronospira bacteriovora containing:
- a CDS encoding dihydrofolate reductase family protein, whose translation is MRKLIASAFVSLDGVVQAPGGPDEDPAEGFAYGGWMFGYFDEAMALSGSGFDGKDRELVLGRRTYEIFEAYWPNQPDDNPVARTFNSTKKHVASRTLKTLHWKNSVLLGNDAAQAIAVLKTQAGRDLQIIGSSNLIQSLQAASLIDEYHLWTFPVVLGRGKRLFEAGAKPGALRLVSSRTSSTGVVMSAYIPAGDIQLGSLG
- a CDS encoding MAPEG family protein; amino-acid sequence: MSHSVIALIGIIGWTFLLIFINELMRSWLVLARRKDPGTFQPDGLDVSPFAHRLARAHANCYESFPLIGGVLLLAIATGHTAITDTLALWLLAARIIQSSIHLASISGPAVTARFVFYFIQLLIVGWWLIGFACEYLV
- the lnt gene encoding apolipoprotein N-acyltransferase; the encoded protein is MRILEWARRPRQESLLSLAAGAVMVLSFAPFGLWPLAVVGLVAAFWLWNGHGPRRAFWLGWLFGVGLFGAGTYWLYETLVFFGNVPLPLAIAMMVALVCFLALYPALVAYLAARLAPAPDWRRELVLLPALWGFSEWFRGWFLSGFPWLSVGYSQTDSVMAGFAPVVGIYGLGFLLALSAGLILQFLRHHRRARLPAAAAFLALWLGGLGLQQLEWSQADGEPQLAALVQGNVPQERKWLPEEREPTIELYQSLSEPYWGKVDVIIWPEAALPVLYHQVRQRVLEPMTRRSQETGTEVLMGILSQDRDGQFYNNILQLDEEHRFYAKHQLVPFGEFFPVPDFVREWMRVLSMPYSDFERGGRDQPLLDIGGRPMGASICYEDAFPRVIRPPFPEAGLLVNVSNDAWFGESIAPHQHLQIARMRSIETRREMLRATNTGISAIIDHRGKVRERYEQFRTGTLVGEYQFRTGATPFVLTGNWINVPVFLGLIGWIGWRRRKG
- a CDS encoding DUF1428 domain-containing protein is translated as MSRYVDGFVLAVPKANLEAYRKMAEEAGKVWMEHGALEYIECVGDDVQPGKVTSFPQAVQLKDDEVVIFSWIVYKSRQQRDEINEKVMKDSRIAGYKPEDMPFDGMRMFWGGFETVVEL
- a CDS encoding bifunctional aminoglycoside phosphotransferase/ATP-binding protein, producing MPNPEAALDIEALKNPDCYPHPVASVETIETHGNWILLAGDYAYKIKKPVDLGFMDFSTLEKRRFSCEEEIRLNCRLAPAIYHEVLGITGSPEAPRMSGEGEPFEYAVQMTRFDNEQRLDRCLARGELSAEALDRLAEDIAAFHADAPNTVADTADTAEGNNRYGDPDALHEMSADNFRDCRRLLPEGDQALLSEVEALSEARFQQLAETLAARQQQGHVRECHGDLHLANLVFHEGRIQAFDCIEFNPDFRWIDTANEAAFLTMDLKYRGRPDLASRWLNAYLEASGDHQAVPLLGFFEAYRAMIRAKVTLIRASQHPGSEEAAREEAAARDYIQLAHDSLKPGRGRIIIMMGLSASGKSHIARQLVQALPALRLRSDVERKRLFGLDTLADTRAEIDSGIYTPEASRQTYQRLADLARLIASAGYTVIVDATFLQKPHRERFRQLAADNKLGFTILHTGAPLEVLEARIRQRQAHGTDPSEADITVLHAQRDEIEALSEAEASHSLTIDTTRPTDIKAVSRRIRAMD
- a CDS encoding LPS-assembly lipoprotein LptE; the encoded protein is MKRLLTYFLLLTALGLVTACGWQLRGAPSLPDEMSVIYIDTRNPHGRLARELTRLLDSGDARVTRKRDEATAVLRILDTSSQRRVLSVNLAGRPEEIRVIYRVEFDVRSARGETLIERQRMVLNRDISTDPADPLGASQEASRLAQALEEEIVQSVVLRIQALARNLPENDNGPTK
- a CDS encoding dihydrofolate reductase family protein; translation: MRPLRYSINITLDGCCDHQAVIPSEELHHHAAAGIARADALLFGREIYEMMEAAWRPVAETGIRPDWMPDWMEPFARTIHAARKYVVSSTLERVDWNAELVRGDLREAVQKLKQEPGNGLVTGGVTLPFALAELGLIDEYEFIVHPRLVGHGPSLFAGLSRHLDLKLVGRLELGSGAVALRYRPEHQESPG